In the genome of Desulfotomaculum sp., the window AGAAGTTTTAACCCCTTCGCCGGCGCCTTCAAGCGCTGCTTTGGTAATCACCTCTATATGCCCATTCGTACCCGCGACAATAATACTAAGAATGATCATGCCAAACCAGATATAATTAACCAACCTGACCACACCACCATTGCACGGCTATTCACTGTTTTCCCTAATCTTATGCAGATTGTGGACAAGATAGAACTTTGCCTGGCAGGTGGCTTATAAAGTTTCTTGGGCAAAAAAAAAGATCGGCCGAAACCGATTAAAAGGAGGAATCATATATATTATAAAGGAGGTGTTGTATTAATAGTTGTCTCCTGCTGCAGTGTTGATGAATTGTTTTTTTGCGCTCCTTTTATTTTCTCATTTAGAATTGACTGTATCTGCTCTAAAACCTGTGGCGCAAGATCGATAAGCCTGTCAAAAAGTACGTTATTCTCCACCGGGAGCAACCTGATACTGCCATGTCCAACTACCAAAAACCCAACCGGCTGCACTGAAACACCTGCTCCACTGCCGCCGCCGAAAAAGGGTTTTTGTTCGTCAACGCTTTTTTCATGAACATCATGTTCAAACTCGCCGCCGCCAGCCCCAAAACCAAAAGCTACCCTTGAAATGGGAATTATTATTGTACCGTCAGGAGTTTCTACTGGATCACCTATTACTGTATTAACGTCAATCATTTCTTTAATGCTTTCCATAGCTGTCTTCATCAAACCTTCTATGGGATGCTGCTCAGACATATTTACTCACTCCCTGCCTTTAGAATTTAAGCATAATATAGCCCTGGAGCAAGTTAAATATACGGCTTTTCAATTCTGCAATCCGATTAATAAATAATCTTAAACCGTTTCTTTGTATTTTTTTCTGGTAGCTTCCCCACCCCGCAAATGCCTCTCAGCCTTATTATGTTCAAGAATTGCCCTTACCCTGCGGGCAAGAGACTTATCTAATGAAGAAAGCCGTTCTGTCATATCCTTATGGACGGTGCTCTTACTGACCTGGAACGCGGACGCCGCCTGGCGAACGGTTGCCTTTGTTTCAAGTATATAAGCACAGATTTCCAGCACTCTTTTCTGGATATACTCCTGCATCGCCCCCACCTTCCCAGCAAAAAGCTACTAAAAAATTATATGCGCCGGAAACGTGGAAATACCCTATAGGTAAAGAAAAATCCAGATTAA includes:
- the ytfJ gene encoding sporulation protein YtfJ — translated: MSEQHPIEGLMKTAMESIKEMIDVNTVIGDPVETPDGTIIIPISRVAFGFGAGGGEFEHDVHEKSVDEQKPFFGGGSGAGVSVQPVGFLVVGHGSIRLLPVENNVLFDRLIDLAPQVLEQIQSILNEKIKGAQKNNSSTLQQETTINTTPPL
- the spoIIID gene encoding sporulation transcriptional regulator SpoIIID, whose product is MQEYIQKRVLEICAYILETKATVRQAASAFQVSKSTVHKDMTERLSSLDKSLARRVRAILEHNKAERHLRGGEATRKKYKETV